From the Sphingobium yanoikuyae genome, the window TCAGCTTGCGCACCAGCGGATTGCCGGTCAGTTCCGCGCCGATCACCCGCGACGATCCGGTGACGACGTTGAACACCCCCTTGGGCACGCCCGCCCGCTCGGCCAGCACGGCCAGCGCCAGCGCGGTCAGCGGCGTCTGGGTGGCGGGCTTCAAGACCATGGTGCAGCCCGCCGCCAGCGCCGGTGCCGCCTTGCGCGTGATCATCGCGGCGGGGAAATTCCACGGCGTGATCGCGGCGACCACGCCGACCGGCTGCTTGATGACGACGATGCGACTGTCGGCGCGATGGCTGGGAATGATCTCGCCATAGATGCGCTTGGCCTCTTCGCCGAACCATTCGATGAAGCTCGCGGCATAGGCGATCTCGCCCTTGGCCTCGGCCAGCGCCTTGCCCTGCTCGCGGGTCAGGATCATGGCCAGGTCGTCCTGATGCGCGATCAGCAGCTCGAACCAGCGGCGCAATATGCGCGAGCGTTCAGCCGCGGTCTTCGCCTTCCACTCTGGCAGTGCCGCCTCCGCCGCCTCGATCGCCGCGCGCGTCCCCGCCTCGTCGATCGCTGGAATGCCGGCCAGCCGCTCGTCCGTCGCAGGATCGGTCACGTCGATGCTGGCGGCGCCGATCCACTGGCCGTCGACATAGCATTGTTCGCGCAGCAGGCTGGGGTCGGCAAGGGCTATGGTCATCGGATCACCTTCTTCGGCAGGATGCGGGGCAAGGGGCGCAGGGCGCGCCCGTCGCTGCGTCCAACGCAGCATGGCCCCATTTCGATGCGAAGGTGGGATGCGCGGCAGGCGGCGTCAACGTGGACAGAATGTCCCCGCCCAAGGATCGACCCCGCGATGCGCGCTATTGGGGAATATGCGGCGTCCGCCGATTGACTAGTGGCCGCAGATAGGAGGGATCGCTCGCGTCCCGTGCCGGCGCGCCATTGGCATGCAGGTCCGGTATATCGCCGAAGGGGAGCGGCAGGGTCGGCACCAGCCCGGACCATTCGATCATGTTGGTGCGCAGCACAATCTTCCACTGGCCATCGCGCCGTTCCAGCCGATCGAGATAGCGGCCCCCGGCGATCCAGTTGCTCTCGTCCCGGTTGCGGCCGACGAACAGATAATAGGTTTCGGCATGGGCGCTGTCGCCATCGATATCGATGGTCATGTTGAGCAGATTATGATGCGTCGCCACCTGCCCGCCCTCGTGCAGGGCGCTGGCCCAGGCATAGAGCGCATCGGGCGCGCCGACGAAGCTGCCCGCCGCGACGGTGGCGTCATCATGGAAGGCCGACAGGAACAGGTTGCGGTCGAACCGGTCCATGCCCCGGCTGAACCGGGTCAGACAGTCGACAATATCCTGCCGGTCGAGCAGCGCGTCGATCCGCGCCTGGCGATCCGCGTCCATCCTATGCCTCCGTCCGTGGGGCGATCGGCTGCCAGATCGGCGCGCCGCGCTCGGCCCGCAGCGACGGGATGGTCTTTCCGTCGACATCGGTGATGCCATAATCCTGCGCCAGTTCGGCGGTGATGAAGGTGCCGCCCGATCGCGCCATGATCGCCGGATCGGCCAGCAGCGCGGCGATCACCCGGCCGGGAAATTCGGGCGAGCAGCCGACCAGCGGATTGGTGACGGTCAGCGCCTTCATCGCCGGATTGGCGGCGATGTTGCGCTGCGCCCGCTCGGTCATGGTCAGCCCCTGCCATAGCGAGAGCGAGGCGACGCCATGGGGCTGCAATTCGATCGCCATGTCACGCGCCATGCGGTCGACCGCCGACTTGCACGTACCGAACACGACGCCATAGGTGTAGGTCACGCCGACATAGCCCGATATCGCCACGATGAGCCCCGATCCCTGCGGCACCATCATCTGCGCGGCATGGCGCGCAGCGACGAAGTTGGAGCGCACGCCGACATCGACCATGTCCCAGTTGGACAGCGGCTTTTCCCAGAAGCTGCCCGGCACGGTCAGATCTTCGGGGATCGCAAAGGCATTATTGACCAGCAGGTCGAGCCGCCCCTGCTCGCGCCGGACCTGGTCGAACAGGGCGGCCACCTGCGCATCGTCGCCATGATCGACCTGCACCGCAATGCCCCGGCCACCGCGCGCATCGCACAGCGCCGCCGTCTCGCCGACCGTGCCCGGCAGTTCATGGTCACCCGCCTTGACCGTGCGCCCGGTGACATAGACGGTCGCCCCCTGCTCGGCGAGCGCCAGCGCCATGCCCTTGCCGATGCCCCGGCTCGCGCCGGTGACGATCGCGACCTTGCCGTCCAGCGATTTCATGATCCTCTCCCTCAGTCCGTCTCGCGCGCGAAAAAGCGCACGCTGTGATCGCCGTTCGCGCGGCCAGTGAAATGCGGCGCGCTGAACGCCATGCCCATGACGCCCTGGCTCCAGTCGGCTGAGACGCCGATATCCTGCACCCAATCATAGAGCATGGTGCGCCGCGCGATCCGCCACTGGCCCTCGCGCCGCTCGAAAAGGTCGAGATAACGGCCGCCGATCATGACGTCGCGCTGCGCATCGCCCATGTCGATGCGATGATAGGATTGGACCTGCGTTTCGACCCGCGCAGCGTCGCCCTCCAGGTCGATGACGCTCTGCCCCAGCAGATGCTGGGTGCAGAGGATCGCGTCGGCGCCGGGCACCACCCAGGCGAGATAGGCATCGAAATCGCCGGCGAACACGCCATAGTCGGTGCTGCCGTCGGGCCAGCAACAGGCCCGGATCAGGTCGGCGTCGCGCCGGTCCTCACCCCGCGCCAGCCGGGCGAGGCAATCGCGGATCGCCTCCCGGTCCAGCATCGCCTGCAATGGCGTGGCGGCAATCTCCATCCGGCCCTCTCCTTCCCGCCCGTCATGGCGGGCTGTCTGTCCATTGGCCGGTCATAGGCGCGCGCCATGGCACGTCGCTTGACCAATTCGGACAGGAGAGAAGCGGGCAGCCTCAGCCGCGCGGGGCGAGCCCCGCGATCAGCAGGTCGACCTGCGCCGCCGCGATCGCCTCGGCGCTCATCGCGCCGGCAGGATCGCGCCAGCGCGCCGACCAGTTAAGCGCGCCGGCCAGGGTGAAGGCCGCCAGCTTCACGTCGACCGGGGCGATCGACCCGTCCGCCACCGCATCGGCGATCAGCCCACGCATGGCCAGGTCGATGTCGCGCTTGCGCGACCGGAACAGGATCGCCCCTTCGGCCGACAGGCATTCGTCGCCCGTCCGCACCACGCAGGCGCCAAAATCATCCATGATCACCGCGCCATAGCGGCGCAGGAAATAGCCGAGCCGGGCCAGGCCATTGCCTTCCCCCGCGCGCGCCTCATCGGCTGCCGCACGCAGCATTTCCAGGCCGCGGGTGACGCATTCGATCAGCACCTGCTCCTTGTTGCCCAGATAATGATAGATGGTCGGCTTGCTGATCCCCAGGCTCGCGGCGACATCGTCCAGCGAAGTCGCATGAAAACCGCGCGCGTTGAACATGCGCACCGCCGCGCGCAGCACCGCCTCGCGCTTTTCCTCCCGCTCGCGCGCCTTCTCCTCCCGCGTGCGGAAGGGAGACGGGATCGCCACTGCGCTTTTCGCCGACACTCGCTGTTCCTCCATGCCGCCTGTTGACAAGAAATCGCAACAGGCGCAACCTACTAATGAGTATAGGAGAGACGCAAGGGTTTATGCTGACCGAAATCCAGAGCGCGATTCGCGACACCGTCCGGGATTTCGCCCAGGCGACGATCCGCCCGCATAGCGCCCGGTTCGAGGCGGAGGGCGGCTATCCCCGTTCGCTGTTCGAGGAGATGGCCGGCCTTGGCCTCTGGGGCATGACCGCGCCCGAAGCCTATGGCGGCGCGGAGGCTGACTCGGTTTCCTATGCCCTCGCGCTGATGGAACTGGCCGCTGCCGACGGCGCCCTCTCCACCATCGTCTCGATCCAGAATTCGATCCTCGTCTCCGGCCTGCTCAAGGATGGCAGCGAGGCGCAGAAGGCCCGTTTCCTGCCCGACCTGATCGGCGGCCGCACCATCGGCGCCTTCGCCCTCACCGAAAGCGACGCCGGCTCCGACGCATCGGCCGTGCGCACCCGCGCGGTC encodes:
- a CDS encoding nuclear transport factor 2 family protein is translated as MDADRQARIDALLDRQDIVDCLTRFSRGMDRFDRNLFLSAFHDDATVAAGSFVGAPDALYAWASALHEGGQVATHHNLLNMTIDIDGDSAHAETYYLFVGRNRDESNWIAGGRYLDRLERRDGQWKIVLRTNMIEWSGLVPTLPLPFGDIPDLHANGAPARDASDPSYLRPLVNRRTPHIPQ
- a CDS encoding SDR family NAD(P)-dependent oxidoreductase gives rise to the protein MKSLDGKVAIVTGASRGIGKGMALALAEQGATVYVTGRTVKAGDHELPGTVGETAALCDARGGRGIAVQVDHGDDAQVAALFDQVRREQGRLDLLVNNAFAIPEDLTVPGSFWEKPLSNWDMVDVGVRSNFVAARHAAQMMVPQGSGLIVAISGYVGVTYTYGVVFGTCKSAVDRMARDMAIELQPHGVASLSLWQGLTMTERAQRNIAANPAMKALTVTNPLVGCSPEFPGRVIAALLADPAIMARSGGTFITAELAQDYGITDVDGKTIPSLRAERGAPIWQPIAPRTEA
- a CDS encoding nuclear transport factor 2 family protein, translated to MEIAATPLQAMLDREAIRDCLARLARGEDRRDADLIRACCWPDGSTDYGVFAGDFDAYLAWVVPGADAILCTQHLLGQSVIDLEGDAARVETQVQSYHRIDMGDAQRDVMIGGRYLDLFERREGQWRIARRTMLYDWVQDIGVSADWSQGVMGMAFSAPHFTGRANGDHSVRFFARETD
- a CDS encoding TetR/AcrR family transcriptional regulator is translated as MSAKSAVAIPSPFRTREEKAREREEKREAVLRAAVRMFNARGFHATSLDDVAASLGISKPTIYHYLGNKEQVLIECVTRGLEMLRAAADEARAGEGNGLARLGYFLRRYGAVIMDDFGACVVRTGDECLSAEGAILFRSRKRDIDLAMRGLIADAVADGSIAPVDVKLAAFTLAGALNWSARWRDPAGAMSAEAIAAAQVDLLIAGLAPRG